The following proteins are co-located in the Paludibaculum fermentans genome:
- a CDS encoding ABC transporter permease produces the protein MSTHNEAIQPLAPAGNHRISDVLFRLRALVALVVLVIVFASLSPAFLSSGNLMILVKHVAINAILAVGMTFVILTGGIDLSVGSIAGLAGIVAGGLINTGLVLPSFGIVIYFQVWLVILLAALAGSGVGALNGWLITKFSVAPFIATLGTMYVARGAALLISNGATFPNLLGKPELHNTGFAWLGSGTILMLPVPIWLMAVVGAAGAFVAARTPFGRRIYAVGGNERAAELSGVRVGRVKLLSYVISGFCSAIVGVIIASQLMSAHPATGETFELNAIAAVVLGGTSLMGGRGGVGGSIAGAFVIGVLADGLVLLGVSQFWQIVIKGVVIVVAVLLDQMQKRFSWRERSS, from the coding sequence ATGTCAACGCACAATGAGGCGATCCAGCCCCTTGCCCCGGCCGGGAATCATCGCATCAGCGACGTCCTATTCCGCCTGCGGGCACTGGTTGCCTTGGTCGTGCTCGTCATCGTCTTTGCTTCGCTGTCGCCCGCCTTCCTCAGCTCAGGCAATCTGATGATCCTGGTGAAGCATGTCGCGATCAACGCGATACTGGCTGTGGGGATGACGTTTGTCATTCTGACCGGCGGCATTGACCTCTCGGTTGGCTCTATTGCCGGATTGGCCGGCATCGTGGCCGGCGGGCTCATCAACACCGGTCTGGTGCTGCCCTCCTTTGGAATCGTTATCTACTTTCAGGTCTGGTTGGTGATTCTGCTCGCCGCGCTGGCGGGCAGCGGTGTCGGCGCGCTGAACGGATGGCTGATCACGAAGTTTTCTGTCGCTCCGTTCATTGCAACGCTTGGCACGATGTACGTCGCCCGGGGCGCGGCATTGCTCATCTCCAACGGAGCGACCTTTCCCAATCTGCTCGGTAAGCCGGAACTGCACAACACCGGCTTCGCCTGGCTGGGGTCCGGCACGATTCTGATGTTGCCCGTGCCCATCTGGCTGATGGCGGTGGTGGGTGCGGCCGGTGCGTTTGTAGCTGCCCGCACACCCTTCGGGCGGCGGATCTACGCTGTGGGCGGAAACGAACGCGCGGCCGAGTTGTCGGGTGTGCGCGTTGGACGTGTCAAACTCCTGAGCTACGTGATTTCGGGGTTTTGTTCGGCGATTGTCGGCGTGATTATAGCTTCACAGTTGATGTCCGCCCACCCCGCGACCGGCGAGACGTTTGAGTTGAATGCAATTGCCGCCGTAGTGCTGGGCGGCACCTCGCTGATGGGTGGGCGTGGTGGAGTCGGCGGCAGCATCGCCGGAGCTTTCGTCATTGGCGTCCTGGCGGACGGGTTGGTTCTGTTGGGTGTTTCGCAGTTCTGGCAGATCGTCATCAAAGGCGTGGTGATCGTGGTGGCCGTGTTGCTCGACCAGATGCAAAAGAGGTTCTCATGGCGCGAAAGGTCTTCCTAG
- a CDS encoding D-ribose ABC transporter substrate-binding protein yields MLALVGCRQGGGKRSIAIITPSHDNPFFKAEADAAANRARALGYDASVNTHNDDAHKQDELVDVAIANGASAIILDNAGADASVAAVAKAKGANIPVFLIDREINANGIAAAQIVSNNYQGALLGAQEFVRLMGEKGTFVELLGRESDTNAQVRTRGYHEVLDKYTGMRLVGQQSANWSQTEAFQKMETLLQAHPDIKGVISGNDTMALGAAAALKAAGRQEVIVVGFDGSPDVLAAIRAGSIKATVLQPAARIATMAVDQAHGLLTKGSSGAAEKQSIDCELVTPSNVDQFGVFTRK; encoded by the coding sequence ATGCTCGCCCTGGTAGGCTGCCGCCAGGGCGGTGGCAAGCGAAGTATTGCGATCATCACTCCGTCGCACGACAACCCTTTCTTCAAGGCGGAAGCGGATGCCGCGGCCAACAGGGCTCGCGCCCTGGGCTATGATGCCTCCGTCAATACGCACAATGACGACGCCCACAAGCAGGATGAACTGGTGGATGTAGCCATTGCGAATGGAGCGTCGGCCATCATTCTCGACAACGCGGGCGCCGACGCGTCCGTTGCCGCGGTCGCCAAGGCCAAAGGAGCGAATATACCCGTCTTCCTGATTGACCGCGAAATCAATGCCAACGGCATTGCCGCGGCCCAGATCGTTTCGAATAACTACCAGGGGGCGTTACTCGGCGCCCAGGAGTTTGTGCGGCTGATGGGTGAGAAGGGCACGTTCGTCGAGTTGCTGGGGCGGGAATCCGATACGAATGCGCAGGTGCGGACCAGGGGCTACCACGAGGTACTCGACAAGTACACGGGAATGCGGCTGGTTGGGCAGCAGAGCGCCAACTGGAGCCAGACCGAAGCCTTCCAGAAAATGGAGACCCTGCTGCAAGCGCACCCGGACATCAAGGGCGTTATCTCAGGCAACGACACGATGGCGCTGGGCGCGGCCGCGGCACTGAAGGCGGCCGGACGCCAGGAGGTGATCGTCGTTGGCTTCGATGGCAGCCCCGATGTATTGGCCGCGATCCGCGCCGGGTCGATCAAAGCGACTGTGCTTCAGCCCGCGGCGCGCATTGCGACCATGGCCGTGGATCAGGCGCACGGCTTGTTGACGAAGGGCTCCAGCGGAGCCGCCGAGAAACAGTCCATCGATTGCGAACTGGTGACGCCGTCCAACGTGGATCAGTTCGGCGTATTTACGAGGAAGTGA
- a CDS encoding L-fucose/L-arabinose isomerase family protein: MSKMTLAVIVGNRDFFPDRLVSEGRADILRLFEEMGIEAVILDEEATKLGAVETWQHARLCADLFRSQRDRIDGVLVCLPNFGDEKGVADTLQLSELNVPVLVQAYPDDLTQLSVERRRDAFCGKVSVCNNLRQYGIAYSLTRRHTVHPLTDSFRADLRNFLAVCRVTKGLRRARIGAIGARPNAFNTTRYSEKLLQSAGISVNTIDLSEVFGAAEKIPADDVRVKNHLERIRGYAPCGDTPARSMTQMARLAIVLSDWMAKYDLQATAIQCWTSMQSNFGINPCTVMSMMSEQLLPSACEVDITGVVSMYALQLASGTPSALVDWNNNYGDDDDKCVMFHCGNWAKSFMPDIIISTAPILGSTLGVQNTYGALSGRTPAGPLTYARVSTDDREGRIRAYVGQGQFTDDPLATFGSRAVVHVPALQNLMRYICRNGFEHHAAMNASHSADILTEAFETYLGWSTYHHGAANA; this comes from the coding sequence ATGTCCAAGATGACTCTGGCCGTCATTGTCGGCAATCGCGACTTCTTTCCTGACCGGTTGGTTTCCGAAGGGCGGGCGGACATCCTGCGCCTGTTCGAGGAGATGGGCATCGAGGCTGTGATCCTCGATGAAGAGGCGACGAAGCTGGGCGCGGTGGAGACCTGGCAGCACGCCCGGCTCTGCGCCGACCTGTTCCGGAGCCAACGCGACCGCATCGACGGCGTGCTGGTCTGCCTGCCCAACTTCGGGGACGAGAAAGGTGTGGCGGATACGCTGCAGTTGTCTGAGTTGAACGTGCCCGTCCTGGTGCAGGCCTATCCGGACGACCTCACGCAACTCAGCGTGGAGCGGCGGCGCGACGCCTTCTGCGGCAAGGTCTCGGTCTGCAACAATCTGCGCCAGTACGGCATCGCCTATTCGCTCACCCGCCGTCACACCGTGCATCCGCTGACGGACAGCTTCCGCGCCGATCTCCGCAATTTCCTGGCGGTCTGCCGCGTGACCAAGGGCCTGCGCCGGGCCCGCATCGGTGCGATCGGCGCGCGTCCGAATGCCTTCAACACGACTCGTTACAGCGAGAAGCTGCTGCAGTCGGCCGGCATCAGCGTCAACACCATCGATCTCTCTGAAGTCTTTGGAGCCGCGGAGAAGATTCCCGCCGACGACGTGCGCGTCAAGAACCACCTGGAGCGCATCCGCGGCTACGCACCGTGCGGCGATACGCCCGCCCGCTCCATGACGCAGATGGCGCGCCTGGCGATCGTCCTCTCCGATTGGATGGCGAAGTATGATCTGCAGGCCACAGCGATTCAATGCTGGACGTCGATGCAGAGCAATTTCGGCATCAATCCCTGCACCGTGATGAGCATGATGAGTGAGCAACTCCTGCCCAGCGCCTGCGAGGTGGACATTACGGGTGTCGTTTCCATGTACGCTCTGCAGCTTGCTTCCGGCACGCCCAGCGCCCTGGTGGATTGGAACAACAACTACGGCGACGACGATGACAAGTGCGTGATGTTCCACTGCGGCAACTGGGCCAAGAGCTTCATGCCCGACATCATCATCAGCACGGCGCCGATCCTGGGCTCGACGTTGGGCGTCCAGAACACTTACGGCGCTCTGTCGGGCCGGACACCAGCCGGACCGCTGACGTATGCGCGAGTCAGCACGGACGACCGCGAAGGACGGATCCGGGCCTATGTTGGGCAAGGGCAGTTCACCGACGATCCGCTGGCCACCTTTGGCAGCCGGGCGGTCGTGCATGTGCCGGCGCTACAGAATCTGATGCGCTACATCTGCCGCAACGGCTTCGAGCACCATGCCGCGATGAATGCGTCACACTCGGCCGACATCCTGACAGAGGCCTTCGAGACGTACCTCGGCTGGTCGACATACCATCACGGGGCGGCAAACGCCTAA
- a CDS encoding alpha-L-rhamnosidase-related protein — translation MQRRTFLQAAALTPQAAKHTGNEAPEARWIRIAESLKPKLKETLVTPVAIVRPQPAPDSFLHWKMEVTEQVAALAQRPLKRGDSFIVDFGRHMAGYVSFKLSGTGEAVDSPVRLRVTFGEAPADVAVPLESYTGTLSRAWLPDEILNVDFLPRRVEVPRRHAFRWVKFDVIDTSPNFAVHFERIEARAVTSAIMEPAPLPAGTPEALRSIDRVSLNTLRDCMQTVFEDGPRRDRRLWVGDLRLQALTNYVSFRNFDLVKRCLYLFAGLPREDGLVAACVYDDPGPKCGRQFIMDYAVLYIAALLDYVKAAKDQQTARELWPVVRKQVELVSQFINADGLFADPGGWWIFIDWREELEKTASMHGVLLFCLKQAVELAGHAGQQADAAKYQALIHRMTAAGRTRFFDSARNVFVSGPQGQVSWASQAWMVMSGLATPEMGAVALRNAMKMPDAVRPGTPYLYHYMVEAMLLSGLRKEALDLLSSYWGGMVAAGADTFWEIYDPSDPMLSPYKSILVNSYCHAWSCTPSYFLRGLQLGRTAG, via the coding sequence GTGCAGAGACGTACCTTCCTCCAGGCCGCCGCGCTAACTCCCCAGGCCGCCAAACACACTGGCAATGAGGCGCCCGAGGCGCGCTGGATCCGCATCGCCGAATCGCTGAAGCCGAAGCTGAAAGAGACGCTGGTAACGCCGGTCGCCATCGTGCGTCCGCAGCCCGCGCCCGATTCGTTCCTCCACTGGAAGATGGAAGTCACTGAACAGGTGGCGGCGCTGGCACAGAGACCGCTGAAGCGCGGCGACAGCTTCATCGTCGACTTCGGCCGGCACATGGCCGGGTACGTCTCTTTCAAACTGAGCGGGACTGGCGAGGCGGTGGATTCCCCGGTGCGCCTGCGGGTCACATTTGGAGAGGCTCCCGCGGATGTGGCTGTGCCGCTGGAGTCCTACACCGGAACGCTGAGCCGCGCGTGGCTGCCGGATGAGATCCTCAACGTCGACTTCCTGCCGCGCCGCGTCGAGGTGCCCCGCCGCCATGCATTCCGTTGGGTGAAGTTCGATGTCATCGACACATCGCCGAACTTCGCCGTGCATTTCGAGCGGATCGAGGCGCGGGCCGTCACCTCGGCCATAATGGAGCCGGCGCCGCTGCCCGCTGGCACACCGGAGGCGCTGCGCTCCATCGACCGCGTAAGCCTGAATACGCTACGCGACTGTATGCAGACGGTCTTCGAGGATGGTCCCCGCCGCGATCGCCGATTGTGGGTGGGCGATCTGCGCCTGCAGGCGTTGACGAACTACGTCTCCTTCCGCAACTTCGATCTGGTCAAACGCTGTCTCTATCTCTTCGCCGGCCTGCCTCGCGAGGACGGCCTGGTGGCGGCTTGTGTCTACGATGACCCGGGGCCAAAGTGCGGACGCCAATTCATCATGGATTACGCAGTGCTCTACATCGCGGCTCTGCTCGATTACGTGAAAGCGGCGAAGGACCAGCAAACCGCCAGGGAACTGTGGCCGGTGGTCCGCAAGCAGGTCGAACTGGTCAGTCAGTTCATCAACGCCGATGGCCTGTTCGCCGATCCGGGCGGTTGGTGGATCTTCATCGACTGGCGCGAGGAACTGGAGAAGACCGCCTCCATGCACGGGGTACTGCTGTTCTGCCTGAAGCAGGCAGTGGAACTGGCCGGGCATGCCGGGCAGCAGGCGGATGCGGCGAAGTATCAGGCATTGATCCACAGGATGACCGCCGCCGGACGAACGCGCTTCTTCGATTCCGCACGCAACGTTTTCGTCAGCGGGCCGCAGGGGCAGGTATCCTGGGCCTCGCAGGCTTGGATGGTGATGTCAGGCCTCGCCACGCCTGAGATGGGCGCGGTAGCCCTGCGCAATGCGATGAAGATGCCGGATGCGGTGCGGCCGGGCACGCCCTACCTTTACCACTACATGGTGGAAGCCATGCTGCTGAGCGGCTTGCGCAAGGAGGCGCTCGACCTGCTGAGCAGCTACTGGGGCGGCATGGTGGCCGCCGGCGCGGACACGTTCTGGGAGATCTACGATCCGTCCGATCCCATGTTGTCGCCCTACAAGAGCATCCTCGTGAATAGCTACTGCCACGCGTGGAGCTGCACGCCGTCCTACTTCCTGCGCGGGCTGCAACTGGGCCGCACGGCTGGTTAG
- a CDS encoding aspartate/glutamate racemase family protein: MTRTLALIHTSPMLVPMFDTLCARILPDWRIFHMVDESLIRNTIAVGRLDKPTTRRMVAQIQSAFEAGADAVLVTCSSIGPGIPVARQLFDGPIFRIDEAMAAQAVSIGRRVGVLATLGTTLEPTIQLIRDTAASQGRDCEVISDCCEGAFEAVLRGDTETHDQRVRASLDALMPKVDVVVLAQGSMARVLAAIPPESLSVPVYSSPELAIQQIRSTL, from the coding sequence ATGACGCGCACGCTCGCTCTCATCCATACCAGCCCAATGCTCGTGCCCATGTTCGATACGCTCTGCGCCCGGATCCTGCCCGACTGGAGGATCTTCCACATGGTTGACGAGAGCCTGATTCGCAACACGATCGCGGTGGGCCGCCTGGACAAGCCGACGACTCGCCGCATGGTGGCGCAGATCCAGTCCGCCTTTGAAGCCGGCGCCGACGCGGTGCTGGTCACCTGCTCCTCCATCGGACCTGGTATTCCCGTCGCGAGGCAGCTCTTCGACGGGCCCATCTTTCGCATCGACGAGGCCATGGCCGCACAGGCGGTCTCGATCGGGCGCCGCGTGGGCGTGCTGGCGACCTTGGGCACGACGCTCGAGCCGACGATTCAGCTGATTCGCGATACCGCCGCCTCACAGGGGCGTGATTGCGAAGTGATTTCAGACTGCTGTGAAGGCGCCTTCGAAGCCGTACTGCGCGGCGATACGGAAACGCACGACCAGCGCGTGCGCGCCTCGCTGGATGCCCTGATGCCCAAGGTGGATGTCGTAGTGCTGGCGCAGGGCTCGATGGCGCGCGTACTCGCCGCCATTCCGCCGGAGTCGCTCAGCGTGCCCGTCTACAGCAGCCCTGAACTGGCTATTCAGCAGATC